Within Massilia litorea, the genomic segment CCTCCGCTTCCGCCAGCCGCATCTGCTCCTGGCGCGCCTGTTCCCGGCGCTCGCTCTCCTGCCGGGCCAGCTCCTCGCGTTCGGCCGTCAGGCGCGCGGCTTCGCGCTGCGCGTCGGCCTCGAGCGCCAACTGGCGCAGGTGTCGGGCGCTCGCCTCTTCCTGTTCGCGGGCGGCCGCTGCGACCCGCTTCTGCGCCTCGGCATCGATATCCGGGGCCGGGTTTTCTTCGGACCGCACCTGGGCCCTCATGACCGGCGCCGCAGGTGCGGCGGCGATGACGGGCGCCGGCGCGGGAGGTGGTGCGGGCGCGGGCGGTGGTGCGGGCGCGGGAGCTGGGGCAGCAGGTTCAGGCAGGGGCGCCGGCGCTGCGGCGGCTTCGCTGCGCGCAGTGGTCGGAGCCGGGGCGGCCGGCGACGCTGCCGGCGCCCTGGCTGCGGGCGGCCGCTTCTGCGGCGCAGGCCGCGCCGCAGGTGCGCTTTCGACAGGCGGGGCGGGCGCCGGCGCAGGCGCCGCGGCCGGCGCGAGCTGAACCCGGAGCGCGCTCGGCGCCAGCCGCCGTTCTTCCCAGGGAAAGTGAAAACCGGGCAGGCCAAGGGTCTCGCCGCCCACGGCAATGCTGAGCAGCAGCACGTGCACCACCAGCGACACCATGAAGGCGGTGTTCAGGCGCGAAGTGAGCCGGTCGATGGAAAACGCGCGTCCCCAGCTGAAAGCGCCCTGCGCGGGCGCGAACTCAGCCATGAAGACGCGCGTCCTGTGCCGGCGCTGCGAAGGAAAACGATGTGGCCATGTCGATCAATGCAAAGATGCCGAAGAGGCAAGGAACCCGGCGATGCTATCACAGGCTTGATTCAACACATCGTTCCGTACGGGAAATGCCTTCCGTCCGCTCACCAGGTGCCGGGCAGCAGGATGTTGCGGTCGACGTCGCGCACGTCGCGCAGGCCGCAGAAGGCCATCGTCAGGTCGAGCTCGTTGCGGATGATCTCCAGGCAGCGCGCCACGCCCGCCTCGCCCATCGCGCCCAGGCCGTACAGGAAGGGCCGGCCGATGTAGACGCCCTGCGCGCCCAGCGCCAGCGCGCGGATCACGTCCTGGCCGGAGCGGATGCCGCCGTCCATGTGCACTTCGATTTGACTGCCGACCTCGTCGACGATGGCCGGCAGCGCGCCGATGCTCGACTGGGCGCCGTCGAGCTGGCGTCCGCCGTGGTTCGAGACGATCAGCGCGTCGGCGCCGGTGCGCACGGCCATGCGTGCGTCCTCCGGGTCCATGATGCCCTTGATGATCAGCTTGCCGCCCCAGCGGTCCTTGATCCAGGCCACGTCGTCCCAGGACAGGGCCGGATCGAACTGCTGCGCGGTCCAGGACGAGAGCGAACGCATGTCCGACACGCTGGAGGCATGGCCGACGATGTTGCCGAACCGGCGGCGCGGCGTGCGCAGCATGTTCCAGCACCAGCGCGGCCTGGTCGCCAGGTTCATCATGTTCGGGATGGTCAGCCTCGGCGGCGCGGTCATGCCGTTGCGGATGTCCTTGTGGCGCTGGCCCAGCACCTGCAGGTCCAGGGTCAGCACCAGCGCCGAACACCGCGCCGCCTTCGCGCGGTCGATCAGGCGGTTGATGAAATCGCGGTCCCGCATCACGTACAGCTGGAACCAGAACGGCCTCGTGGTACGCGCCGCCACGTCCTCGATCGAGCAGATGCTCATCGTCGACAGGGTGAAGGGCACGCCGATCTTCTCGGCCGCGCGCGCGGCCAGGATCTCGCCGTCCGCATGCTGCATGCCGGTCAGGCCGGTCGGCGCCAGCGCCACCGGCATCGCCACGTCCTGGCCGACCATGGTGCTTTTCAGGCTGCGGTCGGCCAGGTTCACCGCCACCCGCTGGCGAAACTTGATCTTCGCGAAATCGGCCTCGTTGGCGCGGTAGGTCGATTCGGTCCAGGAACCGGCGTCGGCATAGTCGTAGAACATGCGCGGTACGCGGCGCCTGGCCAGGACCCGCAGGTCCTCGATCGTCGTGATGATGCTCACGCGTGCATGCTCCTCTCCTCGGTGTGTGCCGGATGGCGCGCCTCCGCCGCCCTCAAGGGCAGCTCGAGGATGAAGATCGTGCCCTCTCCCGCCGTGCTCTCGACGCTGATCGCGCCGCCCAGGAGCGAGGTGGCGATGGTGTGCGCGATGTTCAGGCCAAGGCCGGTGCCGCCCTGCCCCATGCGCGTGGTGAAGAAGGGATCGAACACGCGCGGCAGGTGCTCGGGCGCGATGCCGCGTCCGTCGTCGCGGAAGGCGATGCGGACCCAGTCGCCGTCCAGCAGCGTGGCCGACAGGCGCATGCTGCCGCCGGGACCGTCGAAGGCATGCAGCAGCGCGTTGTTGACGAAGTTGATCAGTACCTGGCCGAGCGGGCCCGGGTAACTGTCCATCACGATCCCCGCCGGCACGTCCAGTTCCAGCACATGGCCGGCCAGGCGCACCTTGTTCATCAGGGTGGCGACGATTTCCTGGCAGGCGCGCGCCAGGTCGAAGCGGCGGCGCTGGGCGCTGGCCTGGTCGACCGAGACCTGGCGGAAGCTGTTCACGAGGTCGGCCGCCTGGTGCAGGCTGCGCATGATCAGTTCCGACGCCTCCTTCGCCGAACCGATGTAGCCGGCGAGCTCGGAGCGCCGCAGCGCCGCCGTGTCGAGCGCGGTCGCCAGGTCCACGGTCTTGTCGTGCAGGGTGCTGGCCATCAGCAGGCTGTTGCCGATCGGGGTATTCAGTTCGTGGGCGACGCCCGCCACCAGCGAGCCGAGCGAGGCCAGCTTTTCCTGGGCCGCGAGCTGGCCCTGCACGTCCTTGAGCCGGCGGTAGGCCTGCGCATTGTCGAGCGCGACGCCGACATACGCGGCCAGGGTGCGCAGCATGTCGAGGTGCACGCGCTGGTAGGCATGCGGCGCAAAGCTCTGTACGCTCAGGGCACCCAGCACGCGCTGGCCGACCACGACCGGCACGTAGAGCAAGGAGCGCGGCGGCCCGTAGGCCGGGGCCGCCTCCGGCGCGAAGGGCAGCGCCGCGGCCGCGACGTCATCGGGGTCGAGGCCCGGCAGGTAGCGCGCCACGTCGGCCGCCAGCTCGTTGATGAAGACTTCGCGTCCATGTTCGATGCACCAGGCGGCCAGCTGGCGCGGGTCGCCCCTGTCGCCCCCATTGCGCCCCTCGGATCGTTCGCGCGCCGGCGCGGCGCAGCGCCGGCCGTCGATGACGGCATACGGGAAATCGGGCTGCGCGCCGTCGCCGCGCGCCACCGCCACCGCGAACACGGGCGCGTCCATCAGCACCTGCACGTGTTCGTACAGGGTGTTCATGATCGCCTCGGTGTCGAGGTTGGCGGTCAGGCGGCGCCCGATGTCCGACAGCAGCGCGATGTTGCGGCGCGCGCCGTCGGCCGCCTCGCCCTGCTCCTCGGCCTCGCGCTTGCGCCGTTCGGCCGCATCCTTCTGCAGCACCAGTTCGGCGGTGCGCGCGTTGACTTCGCGCGCCAGCATGTCCTTCTGCTGGAGCAGCGCGCGGATGCGCAGGCGGTAGCCGGCCACCACGACGACGACGACCGCGGCCAGCGCCAGCAGGCGGAACCACCAGCTCTTCCACCAGGGCGGGGTGATCGTGATCGTCAGCGCCGCCGGCGCCTCGCTCCAGACGCCGTCCTTGTTACTGGCGCGCACCCGGAATACATAGCTGCCCGGATCGAGGTTGGTATAAGTGGCGAAGCGCTTGCCGGCGTCGGTATCGACCCAGCCCTGGTCGAAGCCTTCGAGCCGGTAGGAATAGCGGTTGCTGGCGGGGGCCGCGTAGTGCAGGCCGGCGAATTCGAGCGAAAACACCGATTCGCGGTGCGACAGGGTGATCTCGCGGGTGAGCTCGATCGGCGCGGGCAGGCGCTGCGGCTTGTTAAAGACGAGGAAGTCGGTGATGCGGACCAGCGGCGCATACGGATTGTCGCGCAGCGCATCGGGCATGAAGGAACTGAGGCCGTTCACGCCGCCGAAATGCATTTGCCCGTCCGGCCCGCGCGCGCTCGACCCGACGAAGAAGGTGCCGTCGATCAGGCCGTCCTTGGCCGTGTAGTGCTTGTACTGGCCGGTTGCCGGGTCGTAGCGGCTGATGCCGTCGGTCATGCTGGCCCACAGCCGGCCGCGCGCGTCTTCCAGCACGGCGCCGATCGGCAGCGGTCCGGGCGCATCGATCAGCTTCACCAGGCGGAAGGCGGGCTTGCCGTCCTTGCCTCTCTCCATGCAGTGCAGGCCGCCGGCGGTGCCGACCCACAGCGTGCCGCTGCGGCTCAGGGCCAGGCCATAGATGCGGTTGTGGCGCAGGCTGGACGGGTCGAGCGGGTCGTGGCGGTAGTGGGTGAACAGGCCGCTCTTGCGGTCGAAGCGGTCGAGTCCATTGTCGGTCCCGATCCAGAGGATGCCCTGCGCGTCCTCGACCATCTGGAACAGGGAATTGTCGCCGATCCCCTCGGGCCGGCGCGGCTCGTGGCGCCAGACCTGGCGCACGCTCAGGTCCTCGTTCAGCTGGTACAGGCCGGCGCGCGTGACCGCCCACAGCGCGCCGTCGCGGGTGCGCTGCACTTCCTGCACCGGGGCCGTGCCCAGGCCCGGCAGCTCGACCCGGTGGAAGCGGCCGCCGCGCACGTCGCTCCAGGCCAGCGCGCCGGCGCTGCCGACCCACAGCCGCCCGCTTTCGATGGAAAGGCTGTGCACCACGTCGTTCGGCAGGGTGTCGTCGCGGCCGTCCTGGTGGCGCAGCTGTTCGGTGTGGCCGGTCTCGGGATTGAGCAGCACCAGGCCGCCGCCGCTGGTGCCGACCCAGAGCTTGCCGTCCGGACGCACGGCGACGTCGCGCGCCTTTTCGTAGCCGACCCGATAGCCGTTCTCGGGACGGAAGCTGAAGTTCGAGAAACCGCCGCTGGCGAGGTCGGTACGCGAGAGGCCGCGGAAACGGGTGCCGACCCAGAGCGTGCCGCTGCGGTCGATACGGATCGAGCCGACCTGGTTGTCGGACAGGCTGTGCGGGTCGAGCGGCCGGTTGCCATATGAGACAAACCGTCCGCTGGCCGGGTCGCGCCATTTCACGCCCTCGGAATCGGTGCCGACCCAGAGCGTGCCGCCGGCGTCGTGGTACAGCGCCATCACGCGCACGCTGCCGATGCCGTCGGCAGCGCCGAGCGCGCGCCGGCGCGGCGTGCCGTCGGCGAGAATCCAGGACTCGAGGCCGGCGTCGGTGCCGACCCAGAGGGTGTCGCGCGGGCCCATCGAGAGCGAATTGATGCGCGCGCGGTGCGGATCGTCGTCGAGCGGCGCGAAGTGTTCCAGGTGCGACGCACCCGGCGCCAGCCGGCCGACGCCGCGCGCGGTGCCGGCCCACAGCACGCCGTGCCCGTCGAAGGCCAGTGCAGTGACGGTGTCGCCGCCGGGCGCGCCGTCGTCGCCCGGATGGCGGATCGTGGTAAAGGCGCCGCTGCCCGGATCGAAGCGTTTCAGGCCGTCGCTGGTGCCCAGCCACAGGATGCCCTGGCGGTCGGCGACGATCGCGTTGACGCTGCGGTTGGCGTCCTGCGACTGGCCAGGCTCGGCCAGCGGGTAGCGCACGAACCTGCCCGCGGCCTCGTCGAAACGCGCCAGCCCGCCTTTGGTGCCGAACCACAGGCGTCCCTCGGCGTCTTCGAAGGAGGCGTTGATGAAGCTGTCGGGGAGCGAACCGGGGTCTTGCGGATCGGTGCGGTAGACGGTCATCTTGTAGCCGTCGTAGCGGTTCAGGCCGGCCTGGGTGCCGAACCACATGAAACCCTGGCGGTCCTGCAGGATGTTGAGCACCGATCCCTGCGACAGGCCGTGTTCGATCGACACATGCTCGAAACGCAGGTTACGTGGCGCGGCCGCGGTGGCGATGCCTCCCAGCGCCAGCATGCCGAGCAGCGCCGCCAGCAAGGTGCGCGCCGCGGTTCGCCCTCGGCGCAAGGTGTTGCCCAGCATAGTGTCTTGGAATCGGATACAGAGCCTCCAATCTACCAGAGGAACCCATGGAGTTGTAATAAATTAAGACTTCCGCAATGCCGACGCCGCTGCTATAATGCGTCTCACGGGCGGCTGTAGCTCAGCTGGATAGAGTACTTGGCTACGAACCAAGGGGTCGTGGGTTCGATTCCTGCCAGCCGCACCACGAATATGAAGGCCAGATCGCGAGATCTGGCCTTTTTCGTTTGGGCGGCCGATCGACCGGCCGCCCTCCTTTCCTTCTCGCAAGCAGCCCT encodes:
- a CDS encoding alpha-hydroxy acid oxidase, translated to MSIITTIEDLRVLARRRVPRMFYDYADAGSWTESTYRANEADFAKIKFRQRVAVNLADRSLKSTMVGQDVAMPVALAPTGLTGMQHADGEILAARAAEKIGVPFTLSTMSICSIEDVAARTTRPFWFQLYVMRDRDFINRLIDRAKAARCSALVLTLDLQVLGQRHKDIRNGMTAPPRLTIPNMMNLATRPRWCWNMLRTPRRRFGNIVGHASSVSDMRSLSSWTAQQFDPALSWDDVAWIKDRWGGKLIIKGIMDPEDARMAVRTGADALIVSNHGGRQLDGAQSSIGALPAIVDEVGSQIEVHMDGGIRSGQDVIRALALGAQGVYIGRPFLYGLGAMGEAGVARCLEIIRNELDLTMAFCGLRDVRDVDRNILLPGTW
- a CDS encoding sensor histidine kinase — protein: MLGNTLRRGRTAARTLLAALLGMLALGGIATAAAPRNLRFEHVSIEHGLSQGSVLNILQDRQGFMWFGTQAGLNRYDGYKMTVYRTDPQDPGSLPDSFINASFEDAEGRLWFGTKGGLARFDEAAGRFVRYPLAEPGQSQDANRSVNAIVADRQGILWLGTSDGLKRFDPGSGAFTTIRHPGDDGAPGGDTVTALAFDGHGVLWAGTARGVGRLAPGASHLEHFAPLDDDPHRARINSLSMGPRDTLWVGTDAGLESWILADGTPRRRALGAADGIGSVRVMALYHDAGGTLWVGTDSEGVKWRDPASGRFVSYGNRPLDPHSLSDNQVGSIRIDRSGTLWVGTRFRGLSRTDLASGGFSNFSFRPENGYRVGYEKARDVAVRPDGKLWVGTSGGGLVLLNPETGHTEQLRHQDGRDDTLPNDVVHSLSIESGRLWVGSAGALAWSDVRGGRFHRVELPGLGTAPVQEVQRTRDGALWAVTRAGLYQLNEDLSVRQVWRHEPRRPEGIGDNSLFQMVEDAQGILWIGTDNGLDRFDRKSGLFTHYRHDPLDPSSLRHNRIYGLALSRSGTLWVGTAGGLHCMERGKDGKPAFRLVKLIDAPGPLPIGAVLEDARGRLWASMTDGISRYDPATGQYKHYTAKDGLIDGTFFVGSSARGPDGQMHFGGVNGLSSFMPDALRDNPYAPLVRITDFLVFNKPQRLPAPIELTREITLSHRESVFSLEFAGLHYAAPASNRYSYRLEGFDQGWVDTDAGKRFATYTNLDPGSYVFRVRASNKDGVWSEAPAALTITITPPWWKSWWFRLLALAAVVVVVVAGYRLRIRALLQQKDMLAREVNARTAELVLQKDAAERRKREAEEQGEAADGARRNIALLSDIGRRLTANLDTEAIMNTLYEHVQVLMDAPVFAVAVARGDGAQPDFPYAVIDGRRCAAPARERSEGRNGGDRGDPRQLAAWCIEHGREVFINELAADVARYLPGLDPDDVAAAALPFAPEAAPAYGPPRSLLYVPVVVGQRVLGALSVQSFAPHAYQRVHLDMLRTLAAYVGVALDNAQAYRRLKDVQGQLAAQEKLASLGSLVAGVAHELNTPIGNSLLMASTLHDKTVDLATALDTAALRRSELAGYIGSAKEASELIMRSLHQAADLVNSFRQVSVDQASAQRRRFDLARACQEIVATLMNKVRLAGHVLELDVPAGIVMDSYPGPLGQVLINFVNNALLHAFDGPGGSMRLSATLLDGDWVRIAFRDDGRGIAPEHLPRVFDPFFTTRMGQGGTGLGLNIAHTIATSLLGGAISVESTAGEGTIFILELPLRAAEARHPAHTEERSMHA